CTCATTTTGGGCTCCCTTTTATATGCGATGACTTCTGGTAAAGCCGTTTATCAAAATTGCCCTATGGGAAGAGCTTGGTTTCGATCTCGCAATCATTGCAATTGTTGAAGctatttttctttcccttttcaCGCATAGCACGTGACTTCTACTAATAACGACTCGCTTTACGTACATCAAACTTGAAAAGTTCTACAATCACGtcctttttttcctcttctttcttttgagcCGGTTCACTTTGTCCGATAATCATACGACAGTGCCCCACACTTTTGTGCGTTCCTTGATCAATCCACTGGATATGGCCTATGGGTTTCGTGTGATTTCGGACCTTCCCACAATTGAGAATACCCAACCTGTAGAGTCTTACAGAGCAACCTCTCCTCGGTTCTATAGAGACAAGGATCAAACTCTGCTACACTACGGCTCCGATGTTTGGTATCTTTCTGCAGAATGTCGTGCTGTATCAAAGAATGGCAGCATTACTTCAGTAAAACTTCCCTTCACTGATCACTTAGAGATATCCTATCAAAGTCTTCAGAAAGATGGCACTGTCATAGTCTCACGTCAGAGCGATGACGCAGTACTAATGACTTTCCCGATCTGGATATTCGTGCTTAATGAgtctcttctgcttcatttTGATTTCCATTCTATTCCTAGCGGATTAACTTTATCTGTTTCCTATGATTCCGTGGTATCGTGTGAACTCAACGATAAAATGACGAAGCTTTGCCTTTCTGTCGACAATGGTCCTTTGGGAACTTGTGAATTCATATGCTACCCGCGGGCTGATGGTCAAGTTAAGTACTCCCTTTTCCTACCCTTTTCTGACATGCCCACTCGCCAAGCTTTGGAGCTGGCATATGCTGGTATATCTGAGTGCATTGCTCAAGAATATCGTAGTAAAAGAGCcgacgatgaggatgataatgaagatgtaCGTGTCACTAGTGGTAGTGAAATGCGTATGCTCCCCGAAGAGGTGATGCTCGACGACAGTGGGCAagctgatgatgaaactAATGATATTCTAATAGATGCTGGTAGTCCGGAGGGAAACAGTGCTATGGATGTAGAACTCGATGGAGGACATGTAGCAGGAATCAAAAGAGGACGAGGAAATACGACACTTGATCACAAATATAGACGATTGACTTAATAAAAATAGTACTGTATATACTTCAGTGATATTTATTAGTGATTCATTAAACAATAAAGGGTTACTCCTCAACAGCAACTTCTCCGTCACAGTGAAGGCATTTATAAGTATGGTGTTTGTTAATTTCGTCGCCATCATCGTTATAGACAGGAAGGAGAATTTTTCCTCTGTTCTTCATTAGAGTCCATTCTCCTTTAGCTGGGATTCTAAGACAATTTGGATTCATACATCTCGCTTTGGTCTTTTTGTATCTCAAACCACATGAATTACAAAGTTGGCCCTTCTCGGGATCCCAAGAAGGTCTCCAGCATGGCGATTGAGTAGAATGGCAAGAAATACAGCGTCTTTGAATCCGATGTGAATATGTAGAATGACTATGACGACGATGCGATGAAGAGGAACGTCTGCTAGTGCTTGATCCAGTAGGACTAGTAATTATAGTTGTCGTGGTAGTGGTATCAGTTGGCATACTTCCAGAGGATTTTGGTGATGTAAGCGATGTGTTAATAAACTTGGAAACGTGTCTCGTTGGGCTTGATGCTTGCGAGGAAATGTTGATACGGGGCCTGACAGCCATGGGCATATTCTCTGGAGAATATGCCAAAGGAGGAATGGTCTCGTGTGGCATTTTAAGTACCTGACTTAATGGCGGAAGTTTATAACCACGTGGTTCTTGGCTCTGGTAATCGCCACTTGCAAAATATCCCTTTGCAGAATGTTGTCCGTAAAGTTCCGGAGATCTTGTCAAGACTTCTGCATCGTGCAAGTATCCTGTTGACTGGTATCTGTAATTGGAAGCGTATGGATAGTTGACCAATCCATCATATCTGTTGTATTGGGAGTCCACAAAGGTAGTCAATTTTGAGGCCGTTGGAAGGAGACTTCTATAATTAGAAGAGCCAGTATTCTTCATCTTAGTGACCGCAGACTCAGTCATCTTCAAGCCTTCACAATAACTTCTGTACTTCTTGTAAAGTCGAGCATTGCTGTGGCTAATCTCGTTTTTATAATAGTCTCTCCATTCTTGGTTCTGGTGCTCTAGAAAGGAGGCTCTACGGTTCCGATCTGGAATGTTGGCAGAGGTGTT
The sequence above is a segment of the Brettanomyces nanus chromosome 4, complete sequence genome. Coding sequences within it:
- a CDS encoding uncharacterized protein (EggNog:ENOG41), with amino-acid sequence MTKPRFLDSESVASAATALQDMKSKKRSFEESQFFDKTTTSPENFCYSRSLKLCSHQSKRAKTAPSSPIAYAPPTKVLFPVTPNMKCPELPITPPSIINQGSTIAFNSFKTNPITAQAPTTGASNSFSELSAASSASQSPATPPPSVDSSPRGFPKIMKLGRKPLTTIPESAYFYPDTCYSFSLLNTSANIPDRNRRASFLEHQNQEWRDYYKNEISHSNARLYKKYRSYCEGLKMTESAVTKMKNTGSSNYRSLLPTASKLTTFVDSQYNRYDGLVNYPYASNYRYQSTGYLHDAEVLTRSPELYGQHSAKGYFASGDYQSQEPRGYKLPPLSQVLKMPHETIPPLAYSPENMPMAVRPRINISSQASSPTRHVSKFINTSLTSPKSSGSMPTDTTTTTTIITSPTGSSTSRRSSSSHRRHSHSTYSHRIQRRCISCHSTQSPCWRPSWDPEKGQLCNSCGLRYKKTKARCMNPNCLRIPAKGEWTLMKNRGKILLPVYNDDGDEINKHHTYKCLHCDGEVAVEE